A stretch of DNA from Granulicella pectinivorans:
CAATGCTCCCCGATCGCGATATCGTAGCGACTCTCATCCAGATATTCCATTGCATTTCCAATGATGAGAATTCGGGCGTGTGGCCAATGAGTGCGCACATTGGCCGTCAAGGAGGCGAGCAGCTTCTTGCCCAAACTATGGCTCAGTACCGCCATGTTGACATGAACACCTTCATATTTCGCTGGCGGCACGCTGCTTTCCACGATAGCTACATAGTCTTCGGCAGCGGCTAGCAACAGGGCGCGAGACGCTAGCAATCCAGGATTCGGTTCGACGACCAAAGTGCCTGACGGCAGGAGCACGTATGACTTAGGAAACGCGTTTTGCATCTGCATGGAACCCGCCTGACCTGTACCGAGATGGATGGACACCCCAGCGAGACGAGAAACAGGGAGCCCAAATATGATTCTGCTCTCGGTGCGTTGGACAGGCTGTGTCCGATTGCACAGCGCATGCGGGACCGAAGTGAAAGCCTAAGCGAAGCAATGCTCCGATGCAATCCTAGAGTATGAGGTAGACCAATCATGACACTCCCTTGCAGTGGGACCGAAGAAACACGGGACGATCAAGCGCTTCAAGAAGTGCAACACGACCGGCTACGGCTCAAAGAACTTCTCACTGAGAAGCAGAGCATTGAGAGCAATATGTCACATCAAGGGTTCCGCGACGCCAGTTCCCGCAATCGGCTCTGCGAAGAGATCGCCGCACTCGACGACACAGTGAAGCGTGAAGCATGGAAGATCGCTGACGGTCAGCACCGATGATGGCCTAGCCTTCCGACTGGTGAGCTGCCACCCCTGAGATGCCGAGCGTTAGAGAGGTGGGGGCTTGACATCGGTGAAGGCAGAAAGCGAACAAAAGCATGCTCAAGCCATAAAAAAGCTCAAACGCAGCCAGCCACTCGGTTGCGCTTCGCGTTGCGGCGTAGCGATTGCCTAAGAACAAGGTTCCAACACACAAGGATAGAAGACCCGCCGAGGCGAGGAGCAGTCCATAGAGTCTATTCGCGCGCAGCTTGTAAGCGAGAACTGCGAGGAAGCAACCGGTCCCAAACGCATGCAAACCCGCTAGCCACGCCAGTGACACGGAAGACATGATCAAGGTAAAACCAATGTAGGTCCCCAACGCTGTGGTGAAGATACACTCGGCGAGGAGGACTTTCCAGAGACCTATCCGATGCTCAGCGGCATAGCCGGCGGCCACCCCGAGCAGAACTCCGTTCCCGAGGATGTAGAAGCCAAGCAGCATGCCCAGTGCCACGAACATGATGGGATCCAGGAAGATACTCCCGAAGAGACTCCCGGTGTAAAGAAGGACGGCAGAAAAAAGGATAGCGAGACCTCCGCGTGCCGCGAAGGCCCACCAGAAAATTCCAAGTCTCTTCATCGGCATCTCAAAAGCAAGATCGATCATGTGCAGCATCCTCAGGACTGAAGACTACGATTCCGTTTCGGTCTCATCTACACCTGGCTTTGCACTGCGGAGAAGCAGCACTGGACACTGGGCGAGTTTAAGGATCTTCTCGGCGGTCGATCCGAAGATCATCGGGCGCCAACCAGACATACCGTGGGTGGAGATCACCATCAAGTCAGTTCCCTCACGCTGCTCCACCATCAAGACTGGGGCCACGATATCGTTACCCACCTCGACACCAAAGTTCGCTTCGATGCCCAAGGACGTGAGAACAGATGCCATCTCGCTGAGCCTGTTATTCGCCTGCATGATAGCTGTCTCGAGAAACTCCTCAGCAGGATAAAACGTTGTCGGAAACTCAACTC
This window harbors:
- a CDS encoding universal stress protein; the encoded protein is MPDTLAIHFAPTKILVPIDFSVSSQAALNTATGLAQHFHAEIYLLHAIPMIPITTGVEFPTTFYPAEEFLETAIMQANNRLSEMASVLTSLGIEANFGVEVGNDIVAPVLMVEQREGTDLMVISTHGMSGWRPMIFGSTAEKILKLAQCPVLLLRSAKPGVDETETES